The DNA window GCCAAAGctgagggaagggggcagaCCCTCACAGAGGGCAGAGCCGCAGCATGATATGGGTGCCAGCAGGGTCAGGGGGCCACGCGCCATCCCCCGCTCCGGCGCTGCCGGCCCCAGGAGGGTGGTTGCACGAAGGACATGGGGCGCAGCACCAGGGACAAGGGTTTCATGACCCAGGTGCAGCGGCTCCGGGGCCAGCGGGCTAGGAGCTGTCAGGGACATGGGAGCTGGGGGCTGTAGCCCTCCGCTTCAGGGGGATGATGcagatgctggttttggcttctTTGATTCTCCACCACCGGCCAAGCCTGCAGatgagagagatggaggtcaccCTCCACCGAGCCCTCGAGGCAGTGGAGGCTGTGCCCCCAGCCAGCGCTAGGGAAGGGGGACGGTACCGGTGCTCCTGCCCGAGGCCGGCCACCAGGAAGTCACCGGCTGCCGAGAACTCGAGGCTGTTgacaaaacccacctggaggggacagggcagggtgAGAGGCTCAcgcagcctcctcctgctgcccagggaggggagaaccCGCCGAGagacacccccagcccagctccagcatccCCAACCTCCTGACCCATACCAACGGGATAGCCCAGAGGGGCTCCAGCTTCCAAAATCCCTCACTGCACTTCCAGAGCTTCACACTAGCACTGTGGGAGCCTAGGGTAGAGAGAGGAGACTGCCATGCACCCcaacctggggcaggggcaggggcagggcagaccccctgcacccccaaacccttGCTCCAAAGCAGCTGCCCCACACCTGTAGCCAGGAGGTCACTGTTGCGCAGGGCAGCCACCGCCAAGATGCAGTACGGCTGCTGCAGGCCCTGGGCGTCCTGCATGCCGTGCGCCTGCCGGGCCAGCACCAGCGGCTTCTTCTTCGCCAGCCCCCACAGGGCTACAGACCtaccagggaggggaggcatGAGGGGGTTGCAGGAGGGGGCTTTGCCCCAGGCACTGTCGCGGCCCCGTGCTCACCTGTCATCGGCACCCGACACCACGTGCTCCTCGCTGATGAGCTGGATGAAATCAGTGGAGCCCC is part of the Phalacrocorax aristotelis chromosome 6, bGulAri2.1, whole genome shotgun sequence genome and encodes:
- the LOC142058275 gene encoding U3 small nucleolar RNA-interacting protein 2-like, encoding MSQGSTDFIQLISEEHVVSGADDRSVALWGLAKKKPLVLARQAHGMQDAQGLQQPYCILAVAALRNSDLLATGVGQLLWSKGLGVQGVCPAPAPAPGWGAWQSPLSTLGSHSASVKLWKCSEGFWKLEPLWAIPLVGFVNSLEFSAAGDFLVAGLGQEHRLGRWWRIKEAKTSICIIPLKRRATAPSSHVPDSS